The Labrus mixtus chromosome 16, fLabMix1.1, whole genome shotgun sequence genome window below encodes:
- the LOC132991640 gene encoding uncharacterized protein LOC132991640, translated as MKIFHDSAPCLLHLLLLAELFVLSSSRPAHSLSLCSFFGSMIHQVDKLINSSKKLHGLMDGELTNFEGVENQLDGLRHIEHTVEHFRALEVNESLSQLLVYTQSFRLHIDWLKTARENVSLSSRPAEGVSTHLLHLSNIIKASLQQISEEVPTSPSPSPSASLPVVSSAFEALQFSVEISEKLQVFGRWSKRVLRLLQTQSRCPRR; from the exons TATTTCATGACTCCGCCCCCTGTCTTCTCCACCTGCTGCTATTGGCTGAGCTGTTCGTCCTGTCGTCGTCTCGTCCCGCCCacagtctctccctctgcagctTTTTCGGATCGATGATTCATCAGGTGGACAAGTTGATAAACTCGTCCAAAAAACTTCACGGCTTG ATGGACGGTGAACTCACAAACTTTGAAGGCGTTGAAAATCAACTGGACGGCCTCCGTCATATCGAGCACACCGTCGAACACTTCAGAGCTTTAGAG GTGAACGAGTCCCTCTCCCAGCTCCTCGTTTACACTCAGTCCTTCAGGCTGCACATCGATTGGTTGAAAACAGCCAGAGAAAATGTCAGTTTGTCCTCcaggccagcagagggcgtcaGCACTCACCTCCTGCATCTCTCCAACATCATCAAAGCTTCTCTTcagcag ATCAGTGAGGAGGTTCCCACGTCTCCGTCTCCGTCTCCGTCTGCCTCCCTCCCCGTCGTCTCCTCGGCCTTTGAAGCGCTCCAGTTCTCCGTGGAGATCTCAGAGAAGCTGCAGGTTTTTGGTCGCTGGTCCAAACGAGTGTTACGCCTCCTGCAGACGCAATCACGCTGCCCGAGACGTTGA
- the si:ch211-171h4.3 gene encoding serine/threonine-protein kinase SBK2, whose protein sequence is MTAATKLLDEMCHLTAQALAPMDTSEHFTVLKLLGEGSYGKVMLVVHRKRGTPMALKFFPRESTSLFSFLREYNLSLTFCTHPSLTRALGIAYSTPSHYVFAQQASLFGDLFDVILPEVGMEEDVCQRVVSQLCGALSHLHSLGFVHRDLKPENVFLCDSACRWVKLGDFGMVKARGTKVPEVWYSSPYCPPEAELARGNEDSWSAVSDGNDGAKNDAETTKRKRVWVSVAPGVDSWALGILTYAMLTGSHPWAETASDCRSYLKYQEWFDRARGPDDELDVWAEPRDERVQDVGDLIGAELGKEERPPVAPQFACFTPLACSFFLSLLDPRPRVRGRPEDGLSYLGGDWLMERERARLEEERKKSRGKGAIKNMKEMEGRGER, encoded by the exons ATGACG GCCGCCACTAAGCTCCTGGATGAAATGTGTCACCTGACCGCTCAGGCTCTGGCGCCGATGGACACGTCGGAGCACTTCACCGTCCTGAAGCTCCTCGGCGAAGGCTCGTACGGCAAAGTCATGCTGGTGGTCCACAGGAAGCGAG GAACCCCGATGGCTCTGAAGTTCTTCCCTCGAGAGTCGACGTCTCTCTTCTCGTTCCTGAGGGAGTATAACCTCTCGTTGACCTTCTGCACCCACCCGTCTCTGACCCGGGCGCTGGGCATCGCCTACTCCACGCCGTCACACTACGTCTTCGCTCAGCAGGCGAGCCTCTTTGGAGATCTCTTCGACGTCATCTTGCCTGAG GTCGGGATGGAAGAGGACGTCTGTCAGCGCGTCGTGTCCCAGCTCTGCGGCGCTCTGTCCCACCTGCACTCGCTCGGTTTCGTCCACAGAGATCTCAAACCAGAGAACGTCTTCCTGTGTGACTCCGCCTGCCGCTGGGTCAAACTGGGAGACTTCGGCATG GTGAAGGCCAGAGGCACGAAGGTCCCGGAGGTCTGGTACAGCTCTCCTTACTGCCCCCCTGAGGCCGAGCTCGCTCGAGGGAACGAGGACAGCTGGAGTGCCGTGAGCGATGGGAACGATGGCGCTAAGAACGACGCGGAGACGACAAAGAGAAAGCGAGTGTGGGTGTCAGTGGCGCCCGGCGTGGACAGCTGGGCGCTCGGGATCCTGACCTACGCCATGCTCACCGGCAGCCATCCCTGGGCTGAAACAGCCAGCGACTGCCGCTCGTACCTGAAATATCAGGAATGGTTCGACAGAGCGAGAGGCCCCGATGACGAGCTGGACGTGTGGGCGGAGCCTCGTGATGAGCGTGTGCAGGATGTCGGGGATTTAATCGGGGCAGAACTTGGAAAGGAAGAGCGCCCGCCTGTTGCGCCCCAGTTTGCATGTTTCACCCCGCTCGCCTGCTCCTTCTTTCTGTCCCTGCTCGACCCGCGGCCTCGGGTCCGCGGTCGACCGGAGGACGGGCTGAGTTACCTCGGAGGGGATTGgctgatggagagggagagggcgaggttggaggaggagaggaagaagagcagaggaaaAGGAGCCATCAAGAACATGAAGGAGATGGAGGGGCGGGGCGAGCGATGA